From one Gossypium hirsutum isolate 1008001.06 chromosome D08, Gossypium_hirsutum_v2.1, whole genome shotgun sequence genomic stretch:
- the LOC107943908 gene encoding 60S ribosomal protein L13a-4 — protein MVSGSGVCAKKVVVDARHHMLGRLASIVAKELLNGQKVVVVRCEEICMSGGLVRQKMKYMRFLRKRMNTKPSHGPIHFRAPAKIFWRTVRGMIPHKTKRGAAALARLKAYEGIPSPYDKIKRMVIPDALKVLRLQKGHKYCLLGRLSSEVGWNHYDTIRELEKKRKERAQVAYERKKQLNKLRVKAEKTAEEKLGSQLDILAPVKY, from the exons ATGGTGTCCGGATCTGGAGTGTGCGCTAAGAAGGTGGTGGTGGATGCCCGCCACCACATGTTGGGGCGGTTGGCTTCGATCGTGGCCAAGGAGCTGCTCAACGGCCAGAAAGTGGTGGTTGTGAGATGCGAGGAGATCTGCATGTCGGGAGGACTCGTTCgacagaagatgaagtacatgaGATTCCTCCGCAAACGGATGAACACTAAACCTTCTCATGGTCCCATCCATTTCCGAGCTCCCGCCAAGATCTTTTGGCGCACTGTTCGCGG AATGATACCTCATAAGACTAAGCGTGGAGCGGCTGCCCTTGCTCGTTTGAAAGCTTATGAGGGAATTCCTTCCCCATATGATAAGATTAAGAGGATGGTCATCCCTGATGCTCTTAA GGTTTTGAGGCTTCAGAAGGGACACAAGTACTGCTTGTTGGGCCGCTTGTCATCTGAGGTTGGATGGAACCATTATGACACAATCAGG GAGCTGGAGAAGAAGAGGAAGGAAAGGGCTCAGGTTGCATATGAGAGGAAGAAGCAGCTGAACAAGCTTAGGGTAAAAGCCGAGAAGACTGCAGAAGAGAAACTCGGCTCTCAACTCGACATCCTTGCCCCAGTTAAGTACTGA